A single region of the Gorilla gorilla gorilla isolate KB3781 chromosome 1, NHGRI_mGorGor1-v2.1_pri, whole genome shotgun sequence genome encodes:
- the SLAMF6 gene encoding SLAM family member 6 isoform X2 — MLWLFQSLLFVFCFGPGNVVSQSSSTPLMVNGILGESVTLPLEFPAGEKVDSITWLCNGTSLAFIVPHETKSPEIHVTNPKQGKRLKFTQSYSLQLSNLEMEDTGSYSAQISTKTSAKLSSYTLRILRQLRNIQVTNHSQLFQNRTCELHLTCSVEDADDNVSFRWEALGNTLSSQPNLTVSWDPRISSEQDYTCIAENAVSNLSFSVSAQKLCGDVKIQYTDTKMILFTVSGICIVFGFIILLFLFLRKRRDSLSLSTQRTQGPESAGNLEYVSVSPTNNTVYASVTHSNRETEIWTPTENDTITIYSTINHSKESKPTFSRATALDNVV, encoded by the exons GGAATGTAGTTTCACAAAGCAGCTCAACCCCATTGATGGTGAACGGGATTCTGGGGGAGTCAGTAACTCTTCCCCTGGAGTTTCCTGCAGGAGAGAAGGTCGACTCCATCACTTGGCTTTGCAATGGAACATCTCTTGCCTTCATAGTACCCCATGAAACCAAAAGTCCAGAAATCCACGTGACTAATCCAAAACAGGGAAAGCGACTGAAGTTCACCCAGTCCTACTCCCTGCAACTCAGCAACCTGGAGATGGAAGACACAGGCTCTTACAGTGCCCAGATATCCACAAAGACCTCTGCAAAGCTGTCCAGTTACACTCTGAGGATATTAA GACAACTGAGGAACATACAAGTTACCAATCACAGTCAGCTATTTCAGAATAGGACCTGTGAGCTCCATCTGACTTGCTCTGTGGAGGATGCAGATGACAATGTCTCATTCAGATGGGAGGCGTTGGGAAACACACTTTCAAGTCAGCCAAACCTCACTGTCTCCTGGGACCCCAGGATTTCCAGTGAACAGGACTACACCTGCATAGCAGAGAATGCTGTCAGTAATTtatccttctctgtctctgcccaGAAGCTTTGCGGAG atgTTAAAATTCAATATACAGATACCAAAATGATTCTGTTTACGGTTTCTGGGATATGCATAGTCTTCGGTTTCATCATACTGCTGTTCCTTTTTTtgaggaaaagaagag attcccTATCTTTGTCTACTCAGCGAACACAGGGCCCCG AGTCCGCAGGGAACCTAGAGTATGTTTCAGTGTCTCCAACGAACAACACTGTGTATGCTTCAGTCACTCATTCAAACAGG GAAACAGAAATCTGGACACCTACAGAAAATGATACTATCACAATTTACTCCACAATTAATCATTCCAAAGAG AGTAAACCCACTTTTTCCAGGGCAACTGCCCTTGACAATGTCGTGTAA
- the SLAMF6 gene encoding SLAM family member 6 isoform X1, whose protein sequence is MLWLFQSLLFVFCFGPGNVVSQSSSTPLMVNGILGESVTLPLEFPAGEKVDSITWLCNGTSLAFIVPHETKSPEIHVTNPKQGKRLKFTQSYSLQLSNLEMEDTGSYSAQISTKTSAKLSSYTLRILRQLRNIQVTNHSQLFQNRTCELHLTCSVEDADDNVSFRWEALGNTLSSQPNLTVSWDPRISSEQDYTCIAENAVSNLSFSVSAQKLCGDVKIQYTDTKMILFTVSGICIVFGFIILLFLFLRKRRDSLSLSTQRTQGPAESAGNLEYVSVSPTNNTVYASVTHSNRETEIWTPTENDTITIYSTINHSKESKPTFSRATALDNVV, encoded by the exons GGAATGTAGTTTCACAAAGCAGCTCAACCCCATTGATGGTGAACGGGATTCTGGGGGAGTCAGTAACTCTTCCCCTGGAGTTTCCTGCAGGAGAGAAGGTCGACTCCATCACTTGGCTTTGCAATGGAACATCTCTTGCCTTCATAGTACCCCATGAAACCAAAAGTCCAGAAATCCACGTGACTAATCCAAAACAGGGAAAGCGACTGAAGTTCACCCAGTCCTACTCCCTGCAACTCAGCAACCTGGAGATGGAAGACACAGGCTCTTACAGTGCCCAGATATCCACAAAGACCTCTGCAAAGCTGTCCAGTTACACTCTGAGGATATTAA GACAACTGAGGAACATACAAGTTACCAATCACAGTCAGCTATTTCAGAATAGGACCTGTGAGCTCCATCTGACTTGCTCTGTGGAGGATGCAGATGACAATGTCTCATTCAGATGGGAGGCGTTGGGAAACACACTTTCAAGTCAGCCAAACCTCACTGTCTCCTGGGACCCCAGGATTTCCAGTGAACAGGACTACACCTGCATAGCAGAGAATGCTGTCAGTAATTtatccttctctgtctctgcccaGAAGCTTTGCGGAG atgTTAAAATTCAATATACAGATACCAAAATGATTCTGTTTACGGTTTCTGGGATATGCATAGTCTTCGGTTTCATCATACTGCTGTTCCTTTTTTtgaggaaaagaagag attcccTATCTTTGTCTACTCAGCGAACACAGGGCCCCG CAGAGTCCGCAGGGAACCTAGAGTATGTTTCAGTGTCTCCAACGAACAACACTGTGTATGCTTCAGTCACTCATTCAAACAGG GAAACAGAAATCTGGACACCTACAGAAAATGATACTATCACAATTTACTCCACAATTAATCATTCCAAAGAG AGTAAACCCACTTTTTCCAGGGCAACTGCCCTTGACAATGTCGTGTAA